A stretch of the Desulfobaculum bizertense DSM 18034 genome encodes the following:
- a CDS encoding DMT family transporter gives MGYVYLAFAICSEIIGTSALNMSKQFSKLGPSVLVIICYALSFYLLSHVLKTVPIGIAYAIWSGVGIAAISLIGVVFFKQHLDFAGMLGIGCIIVGVVILNGFSNAGH, from the coding sequence ATGGGCTACGTATATTTGGCTTTTGCCATTTGCTCTGAAATTATTGGTACCAGCGCCTTGAATATGTCGAAGCAGTTTTCAAAGCTTGGACCAAGTGTTTTGGTCATTATCTGCTATGCGTTGTCATTTTATTTGTTGTCTCACGTCCTTAAGACGGTTCCGATCGGTATTGCCTACGCTATTTGGTCTGGCGTTGGCATTGCTGCAATCTCCCTGATTGGTGTGGTCTTTTTCAAGCAGCACCTTGATTTTGCTGGTATGCTGGGGATCGGTTGCATTATCGTCGGTGTGGTAATCCTTAACGGGTTTTCAAACGCTGGGCATTAA
- the greA gene encoding transcription elongation factor GreA, which produces MSSIPISKEGLERVKKDLEEMKAERPEIIEAIAKAREEGDLRENAGYDAARERQGMLEAKINYLESRIPQFNVIDLNTLDGDRVTFGATVEIEDIDTGDVKKYTLLGPDETDTEKGIISILSPVAKALLGKEEGDEVVVNAPRGRIEYEIVSVTFPSTAD; this is translated from the coding sequence ATGAGCAGCATTCCCATTTCAAAAGAAGGACTCGAAAGAGTAAAGAAAGATCTTGAGGAAATGAAGGCCGAACGGCCCGAAATTATTGAAGCTATCGCAAAAGCCCGAGAAGAAGGCGATCTGCGCGAGAATGCTGGCTACGACGCCGCTCGTGAGCGCCAGGGCATGCTCGAAGCTAAAATTAACTACCTCGAGTCCCGCATCCCGCAGTTTAATGTTATCGATCTCAACACCCTCGACGGTGACCGCGTTACCTTTGGCGCAACTGTCGAAATTGAAGACATCGATACCGGTGATGTAAAGAAGTACACCCTTCTCGGTCCCGATGAAACAGACACGGAAAAAGGCATTATTTCTATCCTTTCTCCTGTCGCAAAAGCTTTGCTCGGCAAAGAAGAAGGCGACGAAGTCGTTGTAAACGCCCCCAGAGGACGTATTGAATACGAAATCGTTTCCGTGACCTTTCCCAGCACCGCAGACTAA
- the ribB gene encoding 3,4-dihydroxy-2-butanone-4-phosphate synthase, which translates to MNQNSSMLLGSPIERIEIALEALREGRGVLVTDDENRENEGDMIFSAASLTEEQMALLIREGSGIVCLCLPEDRVEALGLPMMVEHNSSAYQTAFTISIEAAEGVTTGVSAADRVRTIQAAIAEGAGPEALHSPGHVFPLRARKGGVLERGGHTESAVDLMMLAGLDNPCGVLCEVTKPDGTMARLKDIIEFGKERNMPVLTVEDIVTYRTAQQRKAC; encoded by the coding sequence ATGAATCAGAATTCTTCCATGCTGTTAGGTTCTCCGATTGAACGTATTGAGATTGCCCTTGAAGCTCTTCGTGAGGGTCGTGGTGTTCTGGTCACTGATGACGAGAACCGCGAGAACGAGGGTGACATGATTTTTTCTGCTGCTTCGCTGACGGAGGAGCAGATGGCGCTTTTGATTCGCGAGGGAAGTGGCATTGTCTGCCTGTGTCTGCCAGAAGATCGAGTCGAGGCTCTGGGCCTTCCGATGATGGTGGAGCACAATAGCAGCGCATACCAGACTGCGTTTACAATTTCGATTGAAGCTGCAGAGGGTGTCACGACTGGTGTTTCTGCTGCGGACAGAGTGCGAACGATTCAGGCTGCAATTGCTGAGGGCGCAGGCCCGGAGGCTCTGCATAGTCCTGGTCATGTGTTCCCACTTCGTGCGCGCAAGGGCGGCGTTTTGGAACGTGGCGGACACACAGAGTCTGCTGTTGACCTTATGATGCTCGCAGGTCTGGACAATCCGTGTGGTGTGCTGTGTGAGGTGACCAAGCCTGACGGCACGATGGCACGGCTGAAAGACATTATTGAATTTGGGAAAGAGCGAAACATGCCTGTTTTGACGGTTGAAGACATTGTGACGTACCGTACAGCACAGCAGCGTAAGGCGTGCTAG
- a CDS encoding rubredoxin — MADEKWECPCGYVYDPEEGDPENGVEPGTPWEKVPGTWVCPLCGAEKEYFEKV, encoded by the coding sequence ATGGCTGACGAAAAATGGGAATGCCCCTGTGGCTACGTATACGATCCTGAAGAAGGCGACCCGGAAAACGGCGTAGAGCCTGGGACTCCGTGGGAAAAAGTTCCTGGCACATGGGTATGCCCCCTGTGCGGAGCGGAAAAAGAATACTTCGAAAAAGTCTAG
- the cobI gene encoding precorrin-2 C(20)-methyltransferase has product MNYGTLYGIGVGPGDPELLTLKAVRVLGDVDRIFAAASSKNTYSVSYDIVRPHLKDDVVVETLSFPMTKDKDTLADAWTKNAEQVLAAMKRGENVAFLTLGDPLTYSTFGYLLKTLRKLNSDVPVEIIPGITSYNAAAAASETILVEAEESLTVVSGALGGDRVRRAAHNSDTLVVLKAYRHFGDITKALEEENMLKNAVLVSRCSMEGEQVVRDLTPEMAPKYFSLVLSPGRENA; this is encoded by the coding sequence GTGAACTACGGAACTTTGTACGGTATTGGTGTTGGACCCGGCGATCCGGAGCTGTTGACCCTCAAGGCTGTAAGAGTGCTTGGTGATGTTGATCGGATTTTTGCCGCAGCATCCAGCAAAAACACCTACTCCGTTTCTTATGATATTGTTCGTCCTCACCTGAAGGACGATGTTGTCGTCGAGACGCTGTCTTTCCCCATGACCAAGGACAAGGACACGCTGGCTGACGCATGGACAAAAAATGCAGAGCAGGTCCTCGCAGCGATGAAGCGTGGTGAGAATGTTGCATTTTTGACCCTTGGCGATCCTCTGACCTACAGCACCTTTGGCTACCTGCTCAAGACGTTGCGCAAGCTCAATTCTGATGTGCCTGTGGAAATCATTCCCGGCATTACGTCGTACAACGCTGCCGCAGCTGCTTCTGAGACCATTCTCGTCGAAGCAGAGGAGAGCCTGACTGTTGTTTCTGGTGCTCTTGGTGGTGACCGTGTACGTCGTGCCGCACATAATTCTGATACTCTGGTTGTGCTGAAGGCGTACAGGCACTTCGGCGATATTACCAAGGCTCTCGAAGAAGAGAACATGTTGAAGAATGCTGTGCTGGTAAGCCGGTGTAGCATGGAAGGCGAGCAGGTTGTTCGTGACCTCACGCCTGAGATGGCTCCGAAATATTTTTCTTTGGTTCTCAGCCCCGGCCGGGAAAACGCATAA
- a CDS encoding ABC transporter substrate-binding protein → MMLFFPGLASSQSVAQGEPREIVDGLGRTVRVEHAAQRVIALYGGFNEILDAMGIAQRIIARTSNETFPPCILNKPGIGTHMRPNLELITGLAPDLVLQLAGRKTAADTVRQLEERGIHVAAFHPSSFEELFDAIQKIGVLTGEEAAASRLVAEMDGRLSAVKSQLGTVPHRPSVFFEIRSPNLLCAGQGGIVNDVINRAGGRNCVQSERKIVRMGEEALVGLNPEVYVVQRGPMNTRPQPLEERSLYRTLRAVQDGRVLFVDERLFSRPGPRLVEAVEQLARFLYPEKMRKNRIKE, encoded by the coding sequence ATGATGCTCTTTTTTCCGGGGCTAGCAAGCTCACAAAGCGTTGCGCAGGGTGAGCCTCGGGAAATCGTAGACGGGCTTGGTCGTACAGTTCGGGTGGAGCATGCAGCGCAGAGAGTTATTGCACTGTATGGGGGCTTTAATGAAATTCTTGATGCGATGGGAATTGCGCAGCGCATTATCGCACGCACAAGTAATGAGACCTTTCCACCGTGTATTTTGAACAAGCCTGGGATTGGGACACACATGCGTCCTAATCTGGAGCTGATTACAGGTCTTGCTCCTGATCTTGTTTTGCAGCTTGCCGGTCGCAAAACAGCCGCTGATACGGTTCGACAGCTTGAAGAACGGGGAATACACGTTGCCGCGTTTCATCCCTCATCCTTTGAAGAGCTGTTTGACGCTATTCAGAAAATCGGTGTGCTGACAGGAGAAGAGGCCGCAGCTTCCCGCTTGGTGGCGGAAATGGATGGACGTTTGAGTGCCGTTAAATCCCAGCTGGGAACTGTGCCGCATCGTCCATCTGTGTTTTTTGAAATTCGGTCTCCCAATCTGCTTTGTGCAGGGCAGGGGGGCATCGTGAACGATGTGATTAACCGGGCTGGTGGCAGAAACTGTGTCCAGTCCGAAAGAAAAATTGTTCGCATGGGAGAGGAAGCTCTCGTAGGACTGAATCCAGAGGTGTACGTCGTGCAGCGTGGACCAATGAATACGCGGCCGCAGCCTCTGGAGGAAAGATCGTTATACAGAACGCTTCGTGCGGTACAGGACGGTCGGGTGCTGTTCGTGGATGAACGGCTGTTTTCCAGACCTGGTCCCCGTCTGGTCGAAGCCGTTGAGCAGTTGGCACGCTTCCTCTACCCAGAGAAAATGCGAAAGAATAGGATAAAAGAGTGA
- a CDS encoding ABC transporter ATP-binding protein, producing MIQVQNLSVGYGRRRVLSDVSLSVKPGRMTGLLGPNGSGKTTLMGAMGGVLPVRSGSVQLLDEDGTTRDFLSMDARQRAQVLSFIPQKVQTSFPLRCSTIVMMGRYPHLSSFANYSEDDIIGARQAMERAGIAHLWDRSVDAISGGELQRVLFARALAQKTNIMFLDEPSASLDMAGTVNMFDMLREIADDGGLVFVTVHDLNLAALYCDELIFLKHGEIVGNGRTEDVFTEERLSEIYETPIRVQPHALGKVPQAQAVPRAFRNDALFSGASKLTKRCAG from the coding sequence ATGATTCAGGTTCAGAATCTGAGCGTTGGCTATGGCCGACGGCGAGTTTTGTCGGACGTGAGCCTGAGTGTCAAACCCGGTCGAATGACGGGTTTGCTTGGCCCAAACGGAAGCGGAAAAACGACGCTAATGGGTGCAATGGGCGGTGTCCTTCCCGTGCGCTCTGGCTCTGTTCAGCTTTTGGATGAAGACGGCACAACTCGCGATTTTTTGAGCATGGATGCCCGCCAGCGGGCACAGGTCCTCTCCTTTATTCCGCAGAAAGTGCAGACCAGCTTTCCGTTACGCTGCTCAACCATTGTAATGATGGGCCGCTACCCGCATCTGTCTTCTTTTGCCAACTATAGCGAAGATGACATTATTGGTGCGCGGCAGGCAATGGAGCGGGCTGGCATTGCCCATTTGTGGGACCGTTCTGTTGATGCCATTTCTGGTGGTGAATTGCAGCGTGTTCTTTTTGCGCGTGCTCTTGCTCAGAAAACAAACATTATGTTTTTGGACGAGCCTTCTGCCAGTTTGGACATGGCCGGAACGGTGAACATGTTCGACATGCTTCGGGAAATTGCTGACGATGGCGGGCTGGTTTTTGTCACTGTCCATGACCTGAACCTTGCCGCGCTTTACTGTGATGAGCTGATTTTTTTGAAGCATGGTGAAATTGTTGGAAATGGAAGAACAGAAGATGTCTTTACAGAAGAACGGCTTTCAGAAATTTACGAAACGCCCATCAGGGTTCAGCCGCATGCACTGGGGAAGGTCCCTCAGGCTCAGGCTGTGCCTCGGGCTTTTCGCAATGATGCTCTTTTTTCCGGGGCTAGCAAGCTCACAAAGCGTTGCGCAGGGTGA
- a CDS encoding FecCD family ABC transporter permease yields the protein MTATEHILAKERAIQRRRTGAFLVLLVLSLCSLVGGCLFGPLDIPVSEVLRIFAHGLGFSVAGPEIEPSHSLVVLDIRLSRVCLAWMVGASLAAAGVVFQGILQNLLADPFTIGVSTGAAFGASLAIYAGLAGVGAFWGMGLLPLAAMLGALVALAAVIYLGRVGGQLRKETVVLAGIVVATFLSALIALLKSLDEESMSSIVFWVMGSFQGRSWSHVQFALPYIIVGAVFMVAYAREMDVLSMGDIQARMLGVDTERTRLILLVAASLVTGAAVSVSGVIGFVGLVIPHLVRLRLGGEHRPLLLFSVLLGGISLLWSDVLARSILSDGQELPVGVITALMGGPFFCLLLRRRTREVEI from the coding sequence GTGACTGCAACAGAACACATTCTTGCAAAAGAGCGAGCTATTCAGCGCAGGCGAACAGGAGCATTTCTTGTTTTGCTTGTCCTGTCGCTGTGTTCTCTTGTTGGTGGCTGCCTTTTTGGCCCCCTTGATATTCCTGTTTCCGAGGTCCTGCGTATCTTTGCGCACGGCCTCGGATTCTCTGTGGCAGGACCTGAAATTGAACCGTCACATTCGCTTGTCGTGCTGGATATTCGCCTTTCGCGAGTGTGTCTCGCCTGGATGGTTGGGGCATCTCTCGCCGCTGCCGGTGTGGTCTTTCAGGGAATTTTGCAGAACCTGCTTGCAGATCCTTTTACCATTGGCGTGTCAACAGGCGCTGCCTTTGGAGCCTCCCTTGCCATCTACGCTGGTCTTGCCGGTGTCGGGGCGTTTTGGGGAATGGGGCTTTTGCCTCTTGCTGCGATGCTCGGAGCACTTGTTGCTCTTGCCGCAGTTATTTATCTGGGCCGTGTTGGGGGGCAGCTTCGGAAAGAAACTGTTGTCCTCGCCGGTATTGTTGTCGCGACTTTCCTTTCGGCTCTGATCGCTCTTCTCAAGAGTCTTGATGAAGAATCCATGTCCAGTATTGTCTTTTGGGTCATGGGAAGCTTTCAGGGACGCAGCTGGTCTCATGTCCAGTTCGCGTTGCCATACATCATCGTCGGTGCTGTTTTTATGGTTGCTTACGCCCGGGAAATGGATGTCCTCTCTATGGGAGATATTCAGGCCCGGATGCTCGGAGTCGACACGGAAAGGACTCGACTGATTCTTCTTGTCGCCGCAAGCCTTGTGACCGGAGCCGCTGTAAGCGTTTCTGGCGTCATTGGTTTTGTTGGCCTTGTTATTCCTCATCTGGTTCGCCTGCGTCTTGGCGGAGAGCATCGCCCCTTGCTGTTGTTCTCGGTCTTGCTGGGCGGCATTTCTCTGCTGTGGTCAGATGTCCTTGCCCGGTCCATTCTGTCTGATGGACAGGAATTGCCTGTTGGTGTGATTACCGCACTTATGGGCGGGCCGTTTTTTTGTCTGCTTTTGCGGCGAAGGACCCGGGAGGTGGAAATATGA
- a CDS encoding sirohydrochlorin cobaltochelatase, protein MRFSPRRSARFVALSLFIVLCSFSLAFAGHGETNAQKKGILLVAFGTSIKEAQKSFDNMEKQVKKACPGIPVRWAFTSNIIRHKLDKQGQHTSSVPSALAGMLDEGFTDIAVQSLHTIPGEEFHLKVLDVVNRFRGGHGGFNSIVIGQPMMATPHDVEAVVDAIQTVIPKQRKADEAVVLMGHGTHHPGNIYYPGLQWYLSQKDANIIVGTVEGTPSLDYVVSELKKRGTKTVWLMPLMSVAGDHARNDMAGAEDDSWKSVLEANGIKVNAILKGTAEYDAFAALWVKHVKAAVAALN, encoded by the coding sequence ATGCGATTTTCTCCCCGTCGTAGCGCACGTTTTGTTGCGCTGAGCTTGTTTATTGTCCTGTGTTCTTTCTCCCTTGCTTTCGCTGGTCATGGAGAGACTAACGCCCAGAAGAAGGGGATTCTTCTGGTTGCATTTGGCACCAGCATCAAAGAAGCACAGAAATCTTTTGACAATATGGAAAAGCAGGTCAAAAAAGCCTGCCCGGGCATCCCAGTTCGTTGGGCATTTACCTCCAACATCATTCGCCACAAGCTGGACAAGCAGGGTCAGCACACCTCTTCTGTCCCCAGCGCTCTTGCAGGCATGCTGGATGAGGGCTTTACAGACATCGCTGTACAGTCCCTGCACACCATTCCCGGTGAAGAGTTCCACCTGAAGGTGCTTGATGTTGTGAACCGTTTCCGCGGTGGTCACGGTGGTTTCAACTCCATAGTCATCGGTCAGCCCATGATGGCAACACCTCACGACGTTGAGGCTGTTGTGGACGCAATTCAGACTGTCATTCCCAAGCAGCGCAAAGCAGATGAGGCTGTTGTGCTGATGGGTCACGGCACTCACCACCCCGGGAACATCTACTATCCCGGTCTTCAGTGGTACCTCTCCCAGAAGGATGCAAACATCATCGTGGGTACTGTCGAAGGAACTCCTTCCCTCGACTACGTTGTGTCTGAGCTGAAAAAGCGCGGCACCAAGACTGTGTGGCTTATGCCTCTGATGTCCGTTGCTGGCGACCACGCCCGTAACGACATGGCTGGAGCAGAGGACGACTCCTGGAAGTCCGTGCTCGAAGCAAACGGCATCAAAGTCAATGCAATTCTTAAGGGCACTGCTGAGTACGACGCCTTTGCCGCTCTGTGGGTAAAGCACGTCAAGGCCGCAGTTGCTGCTTTGAACTAG
- the ileS gene encoding isoleucine--tRNA ligase: MSNYKKTLHLPRTKFPMKANLTQNEPKILKFWQDNDIYSDMVKANEGHDRYTLHDGPPYANAHIHLGTAMNKVLKDIVVKSKNMKGLKAEYVPGWDCHGLPIEYKVGQELKEKGKTDLPPLTIRKICRDYAAKWQKIQSKEFERLGVLGTWDNPYLTMKPEYEAATTRELGNFMGEGSVVRNKKPIYWCNSCKTALAEAEVEYAPHTSPSIFVRFALRDEKVTKFLPVDPAKTYVCIWTTTPWTLPSNMAIALHKDYDYACVKVNDEFYILADKLLEDCAAKFGWESYEKLAVVKGSEFEGLKATHCFYDRDSLMVLADYVTLESGTGCVHTAPGHGPDDYMTGYRYGLEIYSPLNDEGRFLPTVEFFGGLTVDDANPKVIEKLEEVGNLLAQQKISHSYPHCWRCKKPVIYRATTQWFISMENNALRKKSLKAIDEDVQWIPAWGRGRIHNMVEMRPDWCISRQRTWGVPITALLCEDCGEAWFSKEWVLGLAEKMAQHPTGCDYWFEAPLEEIVPSDLKCPHCGGQHWKKENNILDVWFDSGTSFSAVVEQRDETVFPADLYLEGSDQHRGWFHSSLLASMGTRGKAPYKSVLTHGYVVDGEGKKMSKSVGNVVAPQEIIDKYGADILRMWVSSENYQADVRVSDDILKRLVDAYRRIRNTIRFILGNINDFDPAQHAVKAADMLPVDRYAMTLINDMHEQISKAYDDFEFHRVYHTVHNMCITELSAFYLDILKDRLYVSAANSHERRSAQTALWQIMLQFLSDIAPVVSFTAEETFSHLPEAVRPDVPTVFAMRFAMDKDYLMDEEEKNTWDTITAIRSEIQKAIEPQRKDGVVGHSLDTAITVYANEELIDILNTTDLDLRELCIVSQIHVAKLAEAPEDAYTSTEVEGLRISVAQAKGEKCQRCWVYCEELGTDAEHPDLCPRCAAVMKTEA; the protein is encoded by the coding sequence ATGAGTAACTACAAAAAAACCTTGCACCTGCCTCGGACTAAGTTTCCGATGAAGGCAAACCTCACGCAAAATGAGCCAAAAATCCTAAAGTTCTGGCAGGACAACGATATTTATAGCGACATGGTGAAAGCTAATGAAGGCCATGACCGCTACACCCTGCACGATGGGCCTCCCTACGCGAATGCTCACATTCACCTGGGAACGGCTATGAACAAGGTGCTCAAGGATATTGTCGTCAAAAGCAAAAACATGAAGGGTCTCAAAGCCGAATACGTTCCCGGCTGGGACTGCCACGGTCTTCCGATTGAATACAAAGTCGGCCAGGAGCTGAAAGAAAAGGGTAAAACCGATCTTCCTCCGCTGACTATCCGTAAAATCTGCCGTGATTATGCTGCCAAATGGCAGAAGATCCAGAGCAAGGAATTTGAACGCCTTGGTGTTCTTGGCACGTGGGATAATCCCTACCTGACCATGAAGCCCGAATATGAAGCTGCCACAACTCGTGAGCTTGGTAACTTCATGGGTGAAGGTTCTGTTGTGCGTAATAAAAAGCCCATCTACTGGTGCAACAGCTGCAAAACTGCGCTGGCAGAAGCAGAAGTTGAATACGCTCCGCACACCTCCCCCTCCATCTTTGTTCGCTTTGCTCTTCGTGACGAAAAGGTCACCAAATTTTTGCCGGTCGATCCTGCCAAGACCTATGTCTGCATCTGGACCACCACACCGTGGACCCTGCCGTCAAACATGGCAATCGCCCTGCACAAGGACTACGACTACGCCTGTGTTAAGGTAAATGACGAGTTCTACATTCTCGCAGACAAGCTTCTGGAAGACTGTGCAGCCAAATTTGGCTGGGAAAGCTATGAAAAGCTGGCTGTTGTCAAAGGCTCTGAGTTTGAAGGCCTCAAGGCAACCCATTGCTTCTATGACCGCGATTCCCTCATGGTTCTGGCTGACTACGTCACTCTGGAAAGTGGTACAGGCTGCGTTCACACAGCTCCCGGCCACGGTCCCGATGACTACATGACCGGTTACCGCTATGGTCTCGAAATTTACTCCCCGCTCAACGACGAAGGCCGTTTCCTGCCTACCGTTGAGTTCTTTGGTGGCCTGACCGTTGACGACGCCAACCCCAAGGTTATCGAAAAGCTGGAAGAAGTTGGCAATCTCCTTGCTCAGCAGAAGATTTCCCACTCCTACCCGCACTGCTGGCGCTGCAAAAAGCCTGTCATCTATCGTGCAACCACCCAGTGGTTCATCTCGATGGAAAACAACGCCCTGCGCAAGAAATCCCTGAAAGCTATCGACGAAGATGTTCAGTGGATTCCTGCATGGGGTCGCGGCCGCATCCACAACATGGTGGAAATGCGTCCTGACTGGTGCATCTCCCGCCAGCGTACCTGGGGCGTGCCGATCACCGCTCTTCTGTGCGAAGACTGCGGCGAAGCATGGTTCAGCAAAGAATGGGTTCTTGGTCTGGCCGAAAAGATGGCTCAGCACCCCACTGGCTGTGACTACTGGTTCGAAGCTCCTCTTGAAGAGATTGTTCCTTCTGATCTCAAGTGCCCCCACTGCGGTGGTCAGCACTGGAAGAAAGAGAACAACATTCTCGACGTGTGGTTCGACTCCGGTACAAGCTTTAGCGCCGTTGTTGAGCAGCGTGACGAAACTGTGTTCCCGGCTGATCTGTACCTCGAAGGTTCTGACCAGCACCGCGGATGGTTCCACAGCTCCCTGCTCGCTTCCATGGGTACCCGTGGAAAGGCTCCGTACAAGTCCGTTCTGACTCACGGCTATGTTGTTGATGGCGAAGGCAAAAAAATGTCCAAGTCCGTTGGCAACGTTGTTGCTCCTCAGGAAATCATCGACAAGTACGGTGCAGACATCCTGCGCATGTGGGTTTCTTCCGAGAACTACCAGGCAGACGTCCGTGTTTCCGACGACATTCTGAAGCGCCTTGTTGACGCATACCGCCGTATTCGTAACACCATCCGCTTCATTCTCGGCAACATCAACGATTTCGACCCTGCACAGCATGCTGTGAAGGCTGCCGACATGCTGCCCGTTGACCGCTACGCCATGACGCTTATTAACGACATGCACGAGCAGATCAGCAAAGCATACGACGACTTTGAATTCCATCGTGTCTACCACACCGTGCACAACATGTGCATCACAGAGCTGTCCGCTTTCTATCTCGACATTCTAAAGGACCGCCTCTACGTGTCTGCTGCCAACAGCCATGAGCGCCGTTCCGCACAGACTGCCCTGTGGCAGATCATGCTTCAGTTCCTGAGTGACATCGCTCCGGTTGTCTCCTTCACCGCAGAAGAGACCTTCTCTCACCTGCCCGAAGCTGTCCGCCCCGATGTTCCCACTGTCTTTGCCATGCGCTTTGCCATGGACAAAGATTACCTCATGGACGAAGAAGAAAAGAACACGTGGGATACCATCACTGCTATCCGTTCTGAAATTCAGAAAGCCATTGAGCCTCAGCGTAAGGACGGTGTCGTTGGTCACAGCCTCGACACAGCCATCACTGTTTACGCTAACGAGGAACTCATCGACATCCTCAACACCACGGATCTCGACCTGCGCGAACTGTGCATCGTGTCTCAGATTCATGTGGCAAAGCTTGCCGAGGCTCCCGAAGATGCGTACACCAGTACCGAGGTTGAAGGCCTTCGAATTAGTGTTGCACAGGCCAAAGGCGAAAAATGCCAGCGTTGCTGGGTGTACTGCGAAGAGCTGGGCACCGATGCAGAACATCCTGATCTCTGCCCCCGCTGCGCAGCCGTGATGAAGACCGAAGCATAA
- the lspA gene encoding signal peptidase II, whose translation MRFRYVAASLLALVVLFADQVSKLWIIDNIPVWGGFEVIPGFFNIVHVLNKGAAFGFLNDNSITWQTTFFVCTALVAIGVIFYLLKDTCTDRWSVGALGCILGGALGNLTDRIRYGFVVDFLDVYYKDWHWPAFNIADIAICAGVGLLLFFWVIFPKSHQH comes from the coding sequence ATGCGATTCCGCTATGTTGCAGCCAGCCTTCTCGCCCTTGTCGTGCTTTTTGCCGACCAGGTGAGTAAACTCTGGATTATCGACAATATCCCGGTATGGGGAGGATTTGAGGTCATCCCCGGATTCTTCAATATCGTCCACGTTCTCAACAAAGGCGCAGCCTTTGGTTTTCTGAACGACAACTCCATTACTTGGCAAACAACATTCTTTGTTTGCACGGCACTTGTCGCCATTGGCGTAATTTTTTATCTTCTGAAAGACACATGCACGGACCGCTGGTCTGTTGGTGCCCTTGGCTGCATCCTTGGTGGTGCGCTTGGCAACCTCACTGACCGCATCCGGTATGGCTTTGTGGTCGATTTCCTCGACGTATATTATAAGGACTGGCACTGGCCCGCGTTCAATATTGCAGATATTGCCATCTGCGCAGGCGTTGGCCTCCTCCTGTTCTTCTGGGTTATCTTCCCCAAAAGCCATCAGCACTAA
- a CDS encoding PLDc N-terminal domain-containing protein yields the protein MLVDLSSFSPALLATIGAIVLIAVLLSFWAIWHAFWRQFPSQQEKMIWLAVAVFIPFIGGIIYLLFGKNRGRRLES from the coding sequence ATGCTTGTTGATCTTTCTTCCTTTTCACCAGCACTTCTTGCTACCATTGGCGCCATTGTACTCATCGCTGTTCTTCTTAGCTTCTGGGCCATCTGGCATGCCTTTTGGCGGCAGTTTCCTTCACAGCAGGAAAAAATGATCTGGCTCGCTGTGGCTGTTTTTATTCCCTTTATCGGTGGGATTATTTATCTTCTTTTTGGTAAAAACCGAGGACGGAGACTCGAATCATGA
- the ybgF gene encoding tol-pal system protein YbgF has translation MKHILPCGLLCILTLTACVNPDDIRTLDNRVYQQKLRIDKVEQNMNSVSSTNSEQADSWSQMQSMRRDLATLQGEVESLRNTVEKQQALIQANQATAGDVADIKTGWHRMNSQLALDIDLDQIKKKRLAREATQRPASSLTPQALPTQRVNSEPNPDTPAKLDTPTAKASAAPAPTPVPDVKKASDPAKALYDSARSSFEARKYAQGQRQWEEFVENFPKHKLVPNALFWQGECYYQEKDYARAVLKYQDVLDKYKKSSKYHTALFKQGLSFMRLGRVKAGRLLLQDVVNKFPKTPEAKRAQAILKK, from the coding sequence ATGAAACATATTCTCCCCTGTGGACTACTCTGCATTTTGACTCTGACTGCCTGTGTAAACCCTGATGATATTCGAACTCTCGATAACCGGGTTTATCAGCAGAAACTGCGCATCGACAAAGTCGAGCAGAACATGAACTCTGTTTCGAGCACCAACTCGGAGCAGGCAGACTCCTGGTCACAGATGCAGTCCATGCGCCGTGATCTTGCCACTCTCCAGGGAGAAGTCGAGAGTCTGCGGAATACCGTCGAAAAGCAGCAGGCCCTGATTCAGGCAAACCAGGCAACTGCTGGCGACGTCGCCGACATCAAAACTGGCTGGCATCGTATGAATTCCCAGCTGGCTCTTGATATTGATCTGGACCAGATCAAGAAAAAACGTCTTGCACGTGAAGCAACACAGCGCCCCGCTTCATCGCTGACGCCTCAGGCTCTGCCCACGCAGCGAGTGAACTCCGAACCCAACCCGGACACACCGGCCAAGCTGGACACTCCCACAGCTAAAGCTTCTGCAGCTCCCGCACCTACTCCGGTGCCAGACGTCAAAAAAGCATCCGACCCGGCAAAGGCGCTGTACGATTCAGCCCGCAGCTCCTTTGAAGCAAGAAAATACGCTCAGGGCCAGCGCCAGTGGGAAGAGTTCGTCGAGAACTTCCCCAAGCACAAGCTCGTCCCCAATGCTCTTTTCTGGCAGGGTGAATGCTATTATCAGGAAAAGGATTATGCCCGCGCCGTTTTGAAATATCAGGACGTCTTGGACAAGTACAAAAAGAGCAGCAAATATCACACTGCCCTTTTTAAACAGGGACTTTCTTTCATGCGCCTTGGTAGGGTCAAGGCTGGACGCCTGCTTTTGCAGGATGTCGTGAACAAGTTCCCGAAAACACCTGAAGCAAAACGCGCACAGGCAATCCTCAAAAAGTAA